The nucleotide sequence GGGCGCGCAGGTTGGAGCGGTCGGCGAAGGCCTTCCCGCAGTGGGCGCAGGCGAACGGCTTCTCCCCCGTGTGCGACCTCATGTTGGCCCTGCAGGAGCCAGGGCCGGCTGAACGCCTTGCCGCACACCCCGCACTCGTGCTTCAGGTCGTGGGTCAGCATGTGCATGGCCAGCGCCGGCATGGACACGTACGCTTTGTGGCAGGTGGGGCACTTCTGGCCTGCTGGCTGTCCAGGCTGCGGTGAGTCTGCTTGTGTCGGCTCAGATTGGAGGACGTGGCGTAAGACTTGCCGCACTCGCCGCAAGCATGGCGCCCTTTGGCTTTCTCTTTGGCGGGGCTGCAGTCTGCTGAGCCCGCACCCTCGCTgctgtctgattggctgcctccCTTGCGGGGGCGTCTCTGCTCGGGTCTCCGGCGGGAGCGTCCATCCGATATGAGGAAGCCGTTGATGGCACACGCCTCCAACTCGGGGCCGCTACCGTCCGACTCGGTTGTGGCGCTGGAAACGGGGCTGTCGGGATGCTCCATGTCGTGGTCGGAGAACTCCTCTCCAACGCTGCCGCCCGGGGAGTACGGGGGCCCCGAGGAGAAGCCTGGTCTGCTCGTGACCCGCCTCCGAGGGGATGATGTAATCCTGGATGTAGCCTGGAGGAGGGAAAAGCCATTTAGCAGAGTCGGAAACATCTTGACGATCTCAGTAACCCCTGAAGAAGGAAGCGCTCTGATCAATGCGAACCCTCTACAGGAAGCTATTTGTCAGCGCCAACTTCAGCAAGCTTCGCCTATTAAATATTAACGAGCGTGCAGTTTTGTGGGGATCAATACGGCTCCAACAAGTGCTGCCATAAGAAGAAGAATCCGATCGGCACAAAGTGCTGACACGAAGCGCCGGTTTGGCTCCGGATCGATCCACCTGTCGCTGCCTCCCAGCGGCGGCAACGCCCCCgaatcggtgggggggggggggggggagtggggagGGGGCGGTGACCAAAACAGCAGTGAAATCCCTTCAATCACTAAATCATTTTAATCAGATCATTCCCCATCTGCGCCGTTTTTCAGAGGGGAAGATTGAATGACAGGTGGGGGGCTGCGATTTGGCAAAGAGGGAGGGTGTGTGTTCGGGTGGGGGAGACTGCTGTCTGATCTTGACGGGAGTCAATGGTATattgagccccccccaccccacccacacacccactgGCACACAAAGGGAAGCAGACAGCTGGCATCCTAAATCTGGGAGACAAAACGATTCAAGTCGAACACAAGatctgtgatgctgctgctctgctggtgGTGGAtggtgcgtggggggggggggggggggcaatccacTCAAAGCATTTCTGTGGATGTCTCttaaagccacacacacaccacatcgCTTGCATGGCGGGGGCTGATCTCGCATCCTGCCTCCCTGCCCGATGAATCTACTCGCCGCTGAGGCGCTGCTCATGTTGCACTTTATTGAATTACCTGCAGCACTCTGCGTTTCCAGTCAATAGCCatcctctaacccccccccccccccccccgtcccatcACCTCGCACTGCTCCACATATGGATTGTGTTGCTGCAACCCTACTCCCTGTGGCTATCTAACATCCTGCAGGATCAGATGAAGAGAtgacgggcgggggggggggggggggggggggggggggggggggggggaataggaGGAGAGACTCAAGGACGACTGCACATCTAAGGACGACACGGTCCCATGCGGCGATCTGCTTCCCCCCCTTCCGTTGGGTCGGACTCGACAAAGGCTTGCGTCAGATTTTGAGGCTGAGTCGGAGCTCATCGTTCAGAACACAACAGCATTAACGCCGAAGGTCGGAGCATTAAGCCGATTGAGCCGACGTGACCTGAATCCCATTCAGCATCCGTCGAGTTACAAGACAAAAAGTCCTGCTTGATGCGAGAGGGGGGGGACGAGCGACGCCTGCATTGTGGGGGGGTTCCCGGGAGCAAATAGGAAGCGGAGACAACAAGATGAACGCCGCCACCTGAAGTCCTGCCGGTTATTCTTCTGATTTTCACGCTTCGGGCAGGATCAGTCCCCAAAGAGGACGTTTGAAGCTCCCATGACAGAAAACGCACCAAAGAAAGTTGGAAAAGCAAGATGTCAACTCACCATTTTCACTCAGACGCACCGCTAAGTTGGTGGCGGACTCTGTGATGGCATGTGTCACAGTGTAGGAGTCGtcccagtgctgctgctgctgctgatgatgatgatgatgatggtagtAGAGATCGTGAACCTTCGGCTGCTTCACCAAAAAGGAGCGTGgcatcttcttttgttttttcccctgaTGCAAAACGGATGCTAGAGCTTCATAGAAAAAGAAGGCGAGCCGGCCGGtgataaaagaagaaaagagtcGAGACGCGTTGGGTTTCCAGGCGGCCTTCTTCAACAGGCCCAACAACAAAtacaagaaacaaacaacaacaacaacctggagaTGGATTGAAGccgaagagaaaagagaaagagagagagagtggaagtAGCAGCAAgaaagcaggagaggaggacagaaagtggcgaaggaggaagaggagcgaggagagggGGGAGCGGCGTCTGGACGAGCTGAGCTCAGCACTACTGCAGCTTTTATATGTGGGACGCGAACCCAAAGATCAGGTGGTGCTTTGGAAGAGGGAGCTGCTTAGCATTAATCCATCAAACATCCCCGGGGACACACATCAAATTACCACGAgccgtctgctcctcctgcacacacacacacacacaaacacacacacacacacaccagtcaaaCACACCCCtcccacgtcctcctcctcctttcacccCTCCATCTCCCCTCTACCGGGGAAGAAGAGCAGACAATAGTGGTGCAGAAGCACGTGGGTGACACTACACACAACATCTTGTCCTCCATTGTCTTACAATGAAGTCGCTAACACAATTTACGCTGCCCCCGCCCCAAACGCACACCCCCTTTTCATTCATCCGCTCATCCTGAACGtgataaaatgtttttcaatCGAGGTTGTCAAAAGAGGAATCTAAGAGCAGATGGAATCTCACCTCACGCATGGCTTACAGGaagttgtgttgtttgtttgtgggatttttgttgttgattgTTTGTGTTTCAACAAAACTTTGTGAAGGAATGAGTCCAGGAAATACATAGATCCAGGATCAAGGGCAAGATGTTATTTCATCTATTTCTGGAAATAGTCGATAAGTCGTCGCACTGGAATCTATCCGTGTCTCTGGAGCGGCGTGTATCCGGATAATCTGTTGGATCAAATGATCGAATCATAGCAGCCGATCAGAAATACAAAAGTTAATGCAGTTTAGATTCAATCAATAATAATAGAATTATTATTCACAATAATACATCAAAATGATCAAACCATTGtctctactttttttttcaaatataaataaaataatttatacatAAAATACTTTACAGCATGGATATTTGGCTCCTGACACTTCCAAGCCTCGCTGATTGTTTCTTGGCAGTTTAAATATGTGCATCAGCGTTGAGATTAGAGTTCATAGATGATGATAAAATGTCGCGCCTAATTATTCACTTTCAGGAAGATGCATCCGACACGTAAAAGAAGATTCCGTTCGTTTCCCCGACGACATCCTGCCGGATCCGGTTTTCCATGTCGGCTTTATGTCTCTCTGCAGACCCCACAGTCCCTCCGTAAAATTGTATAGCTATCATCTGgataaaaagccccccccctgtggTGCCTTCCGGTCAGAAGGGTGGGATCAGATGACCTCTGGCTGTCTGCGGGGGTCAGAAGGTCAAACCCCGGATAGCCGGAGCGATGGATGCACACCGACAGCACGGGTTTTGCCACTAAATTGACCCCTGAATCATTTTGGTGACCAATTAATCTTAAAAAAATGGTACACATCGGGAAGAATGACGGAGCCAACCCGGTCATTGTGTGCGTGATACGGGCCGCGCAGCCTGATTAGACGCGGGGATAAGTAGCGCCGTGGCGACCGCATCCAGACTGTCTGCGTGAGCCTGTTGAGCTGTGATAAGTGAGATCATTTGTGTTAATCACATCCAGTCATTAGAGAGCCATCTGAAAAACAAACGCAGGCCCCATTCACCGAGGCGTCTTTTCAGCACCTCCACAAAAATCTCCCGACTCTGCCATCCGACGACTCGGCAGCTGCACGGCAGTGAAAGGGAGTGATTGTCTCTTCTCCTTTAATCAGCACTTAGCGAGCGGCAGAATGGGACACTTACCCTCTTCGCTCATGCATGTTTTTCCAAAGGTTGATTGTGAGAGCTTGTGATTTATGTTCCAACACAtttcatacttttttttatcgggcatgttttttttgtttttgttttgcaaatgGTGTGAGGAACGCTCCGCCGAGATCCGCCTTCGCAAACGCTTCTGTGGGagcaaataacaaaacaccCCGAGACAATTTGGAAGGTGCTGGTTTGCGTTTCACACtgctgcaaaaaacaacaacaaaataaaaaccctcCCAGCCATCAGGTGAGGACAGAGGATAcagtgaggaggctgaggaggcTGGCGGAGATGCCAAACAACGTGGGGGGGGTTCAAGTGCATTTTAATTTAGTCAGCCCTCAATCCTGATAAAAGGAATCTGTCCATCTCCCTCCTTTCCATTCCGGGGGTCATCAATCACGCGAGTCGCTGGCCTCTGCTCCGATGGACGTCAGAGTCTCGGGGGAGGGGCTGCAGATGCCGTCCGAAATGGAAAACCCAGAGTAATGAAAGGGGGGAAAAGATGGGATGATGACGCGCCTGAGGGAAGAGGGTGAAATGAGACGATTGGTCCTGCGCTCCTGTCGGTTGGTTGAGGAGCTGGATGGATGATTGCGTGCGGAATAGCGCGTTCCTGATTCGTCCGCAGAGAAGAGTCTTAATCCCAGAACGCATCCCACTGTGCCCCAAAAATACAGAATATTTTTATGTCAAAATGAattcatgtgtttttgtcagaGGCCGTGGCCAGACGGAGGCCGGACGCAGCCGCCGAGACAAACTCAGGCCGGGCTGATGAAGCCAGAACGGATGATTGTGGCAGACTGTGGACAAATAATGCTACTAGCTGTAGCTGTAGCAGCTGCTAACTCGATTAGCAATGCAGGTAACGTTAGCGCAGCCTCTGCCAGGAGGCGGGTAAACGTGTCCTGAGACACCCAAACTCTCGCTGATTGTTaccgccacgccacgccacgccacgccacgccactccacgccacgccacgccacgccacgccacgccacgccacgccaggGAGGTTATGTTTCAGCCgggttttatttgtctgtctgactttaAACTCAAAAGGCTGCAGACGGATATTagtaaatgttgggaatgctaccaggaacattttggtgatgatccagaagagatcctggattctgtgGAAAAACATGATCATGCAGCATACATCAGTGAAATAAGCTCACCTCACGGTCCACATCCCGGTGTCCTTGGCCCCTGGTATCGACACAGATCCTCCACAGAGACCTCCTGGATCCATTCTTCCCCGGATGCTTGCCTTGGACTTCACCCTGCCAGTAATGCTGCTTATACCTGGCCTGAGCGCGACACCGCGCCTCCATTTTCGTTCAATACACAATCATCTGATGGTGTCAGTGGGAGTGACATTGTCTCTACAAGTGTCATTCGCCGGCCTTGAGAGCACTTACCTTAAATGGCTCTTCGCCAAATAACCCTTCAGCGCCGGCCAGTTCAATCCTCTGTCAAAAGGAGAATTACCTGCCGCGGGGCCCCCAAATGGGTGGCTCCTGCCTGATGAAGGAGACGGCAAATCATTTAGGCTAATGTCTCCACATTAAAGGAGCTCATCTTGCTCCAAGTGAGGAATAGAGGCTAAATCGTCACATCTGCACGGAGACGgcggagaaaagagaaaattcAGAGGCACGAGGCGTTCGAGCTGATGGGGGCGAGGGAGAACGTTCATCGGGCTCAAGATAATCCCACAACAACAGACGACGTACTGCTTGTTGGAAAAGGTggtttaaagtgtgtgtgtgtgtgtgtgtgtaagggggGGGTCACCAGGAAAATCAAGGCCGGGGCGATGGGGGCCTCTCACCCTTGCACACCCTTTGTCTCTTGGCCATCTGCTGGGGTTTTATAATGgttctgaggatgaggaggggaggTGCACGGTTGTATGGCTGGATAACTggtggtggttgtggggggggggggggttgcattccGTCACCTTACGACCATCCGTGctgccgggccgggccgggccgggccaaGGAGGGCCAGACTCTGTCACACCAGGAGAGAGATTTACAGCCCCGGCGACCCCAGTCTGGTGACTCTCCATTTCACAAACACTCACTCTGGGTTATTGCTCATTTTGTTAAGGAGTGGACGGATGTGGGAGATTATTAACGTCAACACAGCCAGCGCAAAGTTAAGACCAGCCTGCCAGGATCCAGAGAGCGTTTTAAGTACAAAACAAATGTGACAAGGCACTTTTGCAGTTTGGCTAAAAGCTCCCTTTTAGACCTGGTGATGGATATTCGCTCATTATCGTCACTTTGCCGCATCATCAGAGAGAGACTTCCTGCCGAATGGCTACCTTTGGCAGGAGGAACTGGGAGCTAatcaaatattattttcttaaatGAACAGCAATTGGAGTCTCGGAAGTTTCCAGATCCCGACAGACCGTTTAAACCAGATTTGCATTGTTTAATCACAAAGATAACGACGCTCTGGTGCAGAAACACAACCACGCGTCCATAGTCGGACCCATCCTCTTGGTTTACGAGGAACCCAAAGCACACATCAGGAAACATCTGTCAGTTCAACAGCAGACGGTGGTGTGTTCAAGGCCAGCGTGATCACCAGAAATTATAGGGTGTAAAATGAATCCAATAAAAATCAGACGTAATATGGACTGCAGATGATGTGCACAGACACGCACTCCTGTAAGTTAGCCATATCACGCAGAATGAGCGAATTCATCACTAtgcataaaattatttttttaaattaagccCATTAACGCGAGAATTAAAAGCATGTGCTCGCCATAAAAAATGCAAATTAACACAGGAGAAAAATCTGTCTCATTTAACTAATTGGCAAGCTCAGCATGACgtctgttattgtgtgtgtgtgtgtgtgtgtgtgtgtgtatgagagagagagagagagagagagtggtatTGACCCTGTGAGCAGATGGGCTTCTTCACACTGCTCTGCGTAGCCCTAAACACACAGCaggtcctgtgtgtgtgtgtgtgtgtgtgtgcgtgtgtaagtgAGCGaccgagtgtgtgtgtaagtgagcAACCATCTGACACCTCCCACAACTGGTTTACACTCCCCCCCCACGCTTCACGTGAGAAAGCCACCAATGGAGTGGCATCCAGTCGGCGGAGTTCATTACTGAGTTTTACATTTCAAGGATTCCTCAAACGCATCACAGTCggtttcccccccaaaaaagatgaATTTGAGATTAGAAGGGGCACGCTTTAAGAATATGGCATCATAGCACCATCACACAACAATCATTCTTATTTATGAGCGATAAAGGAAACTCCCTGATGCGTTCAGCTTTATGCAAGAAAACACGGACAATAAGTACAATCCATTTTATGCCACTGTAAAGATAGTTGCTGTATCACTGCTCCCAGGCGTCATGGTGACGTCATCAAGAAGGCGCTATTTTGATCTGTAAATATCCTAAAAATCGCCCTTTGGAATTGTGCATTTATGAGGAAATAACAttcggggtcaaaggtcagagatcCTCCCTCAGATCATCTCACAGGTTCAGCCAGCGTTTCTCCCCTGCGCCACGTCTCACCTGATCCTGTGACGACAAGCGAAATGAAACCGGTTTAATTCTTGTCTAGTGGGAAATCGAGTTTCTCCGCCTCTTGATGGTGAGGCTTCCTTCTGACTCGCGACGCGGCTCTTCATTTCCTGTCCACGCGAGTTCTGGTCTGACTGTTCACACTGCCTCCTCATCAGCAGGATGTAGAACCCATTCGGGATTATTTATAAAAGTGGCCATAATCAGAA is from Brachionichthys hirsutus isolate HB-005 chromosome 8, CSIRO-AGI_Bhir_v1, whole genome shotgun sequence and encodes:
- the LOC137898122 gene encoding LOW QUALITY PROTEIN: transcriptional repressor scratch 1-like (The sequence of the model RefSeq protein was modified relative to this genomic sequence to represent the inferred CDS: inserted 3 bases in 2 codons; deleted 1 base in 1 codon), with product MPRSFLVKQPKVHDLYYHHHHHHQQQQQHWDDSYTVTHAITESATNLAVRLSENGYIQDYIIPSEAGHEQTRLLXSGPPYSPGGSVGEEFSDHDMEHPDSPVSSATTESDGSGPELEACAINGFLISDGRSRRRPEQRRPRKGGSQSDSSEGAGSADCSPAKEKAKGRHACGECGKSYATSSNLSRHKQTHRSLDSQQAXKCPTCHKAYVSMPALAMHMLTHDLKHECGVCGKAFSRPWLLQGNMRSHTGEKPFACAHCGKAFADRSNLRAHMQTHSSFKHYSCKRCHKSFALKSYLNKHYESACFKGFAAEDDCGADG